GCCGTCATGGTCAAGGGTGATGTGGCGGCAGTGAGGGCCTCGGTGGATGCGGGTGCCGCAGCTGCATCGGAAATCGGGAAGCTGACGGCCAGCAATGTCATGCCCCGGCCAATCCGGGCTGTCGGTGATATTGTATCCGTCCATGACATTGATGCGGGCATGGATGGGGAAGAAAAGGTTCCTGCATCCAGACACAGGGCACTGGGCCTCATTGAAACCTTTGGCATCGTTTTTGTGCTGGAAGCAGCCGATGCCATGGTTAAAGCCGCAGATGTGGAACTGATAGGCTATGAAAACGTTGCTTCCGGCTATATTTCCGTTCTGGTGCAGGGCGATGTGGCTGCATGCAAGTCTGCCGTGGAAGCCGGAGTAAAGGCCGTGGCTGATATGGGAACACAGGTGTACAGCTCTGTGGTGATTCCAACCCCCCACCCGGATCTTTCAAAGATTATATCCCGCTATGCCATTGAAAAACTGCTGCCCTATTAGTTGCAGATGGCAGGCAGTGCTGTGCGGCAGGAAAGAGTAATAAAGGAAAAAGAGGGGAGATGCATAAATGACCATAATAGATAATGATCTGCTCTCCATTCAAAAAGCCAGGATTCTTGCGGAAAATGCCCT
This sequence is a window from Desulfobotulus mexicanus. Protein-coding genes within it:
- a CDS encoding BMC domain-containing protein; this translates as MRYYGEEALGLIETLGMVPAINGADRMLKAANVELISYENVGSTLVAVMVKGDVAAVRASVDAGAAAASEIGKLTASNVMPRPIRAVGDIVSVHDIDAGMDGEEKVPASRHRALGLIETFGIVFVLEAADAMVKAADVELIGYENVASGYISVLVQGDVAACKSAVEAGVKAVADMGTQVYSSVVIPTPHPDLSKIISRYAIEKLLPY